The sequence CTCGATGACGATACCCGGCTGCGGCGCGGTCAGGGTAACGTGGTCCGCCGGAGTCCCGCGTTTGACCATGCCGTCGATCTGCGCCTTGCCCATGCCCAGCAGGCGCAATTTCTCGCGGGCGGCGTTCTCCATGCGTTGGGCGGCGTCCGCGACGAGGCGGCTGCCGCCGGAGGTGCTCTGGCGGGCTCGCACGGCCTGGATGAGTTCGGCCTGGGCCGCCACCAGCTCGGGGCTGTAGACGAGGGCCATGGGTTGTCCGGCGCGGACAACCTCGCCGGTCGTATTCACATGGAGCCTGTCGATGCGGCCGCCGATCCAGGCCGTGATGACGCCGACCCGTGACTCGTCGTAGGCCACCTTGCCGAAAAGATGGGTCTGCACGGAGACATCGGTCAGCCGCGCAGCCTCCACCCGGATGCCGGCCAGTCGCGCCGCGTCCTCGGAGAGGGTCAGCTGTCGCAGGCTCGTCCTGCGTCCTTCGCCGTCGGGGATGGCCAGAGGTATGAGATCCATGAAACAGATGGGACACTGTCCGGCCTCGGGCAGCTTGATCTGGGGATGCATGGAGCAGGTCCACAATGACGTGGAGGGGGCGCCTGCCGCGGCCTCCTGCCCGGCATGGTCGTGTCCGTCATGCCCGGACCCGGAAGGAGCCCACAGGATGTACCCTGTGCCCAGCCCGAAAGCCACGAGCAGCAACCCGGCCACGACCCACACCACGTATTTCCTGAGTATCGCGTTCATGCACCCCTCGAAGTAGGTTTACTGTTTCTTTTCCGTCGGAGCAGCTTCGGCCGGGACCTTTTCCAGCTCCACGCCTTCGTCCCGGAGCTTCTTCATATACTTTTCAGGGTCCTTCTTAAAGGTCTCAGGGCAGCCCGCGCAGCAGAAATACACCCGCTCGCCCTTGTAATCCACATAGAGTTCCTTGTTGATGGTCCCGCCCATGACGGGGCATTCGGTCTGAGGCGCGGCCCAGGCCTGGGACAGGGAAAGAAAGGCGAAGGCGGTCACGGCCGCGCAGAGCAGAATGAGCTTTTTCATGATGGTTCTCCTTGCCTCACTTGGAGGCTTCGGGGGTTGTCAACGAAACCCGCAGATCACGGGCTTGTTCCTTCCCGGCCGTAGCCGGGGCCTGCACAAATTTTCGAGGGATCTCCTCCCCGGCCAGCATATCGAGATCCGCCAGGCGCACGGCCTGGTCCGTCAGCACCCGATGATACTGCAGATTAAGCTCGATGAGCGTCTTCTCGGCCGTAAGCAGGTCCAGCATGGAGGCTTTCCCCGCCTGATACGCGTCCATGGAGGCTTCCAGATTTTGCCGCGCCTTGGGCACGATGGTATCCAGCAGAAGCCCCAGACGCCTGGACCCGTCGCGGACGCCAAAAAGCAGCCTGCTGGCCTGGGCCTCAAGTCCGGCAACCTTGTCGGCCCGCTCCAGGCGCGTCGCCCGGGCGGAATTCTTGGCCTGACGCACCGCCGCCTCCCGCGCCTCCTGATCGAAGGGCAGGTTGATGCCGAAGGTGATGGCCACAGGGTCCTTGCCCTCGTTGACCACTCCGGCCATGCGCGGGGCGTCCGTGTAGATGGACTCCACCCCTACGGTCAGGTCGGGGATGAATTCCTTGCGTGCCAGGACTGCGGCGGCATCGGCGGCTTCGGCCTTGGCATCAAGGGCGGTCAGCACCAGATTGTGTTCCGTCACGGCCGCCGTGATTTGTTTGTCATCCCAGCCCGTGTCCATGAGCGGCACGCCGACGGGCATGGGCAGGACCTCGCCGGCGGGCCTACCAAGGAGAGTGCGCAGGCGCTCGGACAAGGGGAGTCGGTAATCGTCCAAGGAGGCGATGCGCTCCTCAGCCTTGGCCCGCTCCACCTGGACGCGGGTGAAATCTGCGTAGGTGGCTGTGGACACGGTGTATCTGGCCTCAACCAACGCTTCGAAATACTTCAGGATCTCCAGCTCTTCCCGGGCGGATTCGAGCGCCTTGCCAAGATAGGCGTATTCGAAATAGGCGGCCTCTATCTCGCGAAAAAGAGCCAGCTTGACCCCCTGGGCCTGAGCGAGCAGAGCCGCGGCCTCGCGCTCGGCCACCGTGGCCTTCAGCTCGCGCTTGCCGAACCAGGGCAGCATCTGGGACACGCCGTAACGCATGCGCTGGGGGCCGGTGCGCGTCTCGACGGGGACGGTGAAGACCCCAAAAGACAGCCTCGGATCGGGCCAGGCCCGCGCCTGCGGGACCTTGTCCAGGGCGGCGTCGAAGCGGGCGAAGGCGGCCTGCAGGCCCGGATTGGCGCGTGCTCCCTCCTCCAGATACCCGTTCAGCACGCTTTGCTCCGGCCAGCCTTCATCCCCGGCGTATGCAGCCGTGCCCGCAAAAACCAGCACCGCCGCAAGGCCCCAGATGGCCAAACAAGTCAGGTAAATCCTCATCATGATCCTCCGGCAAGATAATCTCGGGGCGCTTCATAGCAACTGCCATGCTTGAACCCATAAGTTTCATGATTCCGCGAAAATAGATCTGAGCCTTCAAATCGGACCATTCTTGTCAGAATAATACACGCAGCATATTGCACAAGGGCCTTTCACAAATTGGCCGCGCCCACGAATTCTGCACAACCGGAACGGACCTGCCGCCGGACATGCCCTCATCGCCCTACTGACGCTACCCCTGGTGCCAGGCCTGCTGCTCTGAGAGCACGCGACTCAGTCCCCGCGGAAAAGCCGCAGGTTAGCCTCAAGCACCACGCCCTTGAGCAGGTCGTCCATGGCCTGTTCGTAATGCTCCGCCGTCACGCCGGGTATGAGCCCTTCCCGGCTGATGACGGACAGCACGGCGATGTTCTGCATGCGTGGGTCGGCGATGTCCGGACGAATGACCGCATGGCTCGTGATACCGCGCGCGGATGAGACCCGGGCGACGTCATCGCCGGAGATTTCCGCCGCCGCGCCGAGACGCACGGGCAGGGGCTGAAGCACGGTGTCGTAATAGACGAGTGCGCCGCCGTCCTTCAGGGCGGACTGCATGGAGCGCAAGGCTTCGTGACGTTCGAGGCCGACGACCAGGTCCGCCTCGCCCTCGGGAATCATGGGGCTGTGTGCGGCTTTGCCAAGCCGGATCTGGGACACGACGATGCCGCCGCGCTGGGCCAGGCCGTGGGTGTCGACGGCCTTGGCCGCGTGGTCGGCGTGGTCGGCCGCACGCAGAATGATCTCGCTCAAAAGGCCGATACCCTGCCCGCCGACGCCGCATAGATGGATATTGAATATGTTCATGGAGCGCTCCTTAACGGGTGATGGCCGTGTTCGCACAAGTCTGCATGCAGGAGCCGTCGCCGATGCACAGCTCCGGGTTCACGGTCACGCTTCCGTCGGCGGCCCGGATGAAACTCGGGCAGGCGAAGTCCTGCACGCACGTGTGGATGCGGGTGCAGCGCTTCTGGTCGATGGTCACGTGCCGGTCCACGTAGCCGCTCTTGCGACGCTGATTGCGGGTGAAGAGCAGCATGCAGGGATGGCGGGCGATGACCACGCTGAAGGCGTCCACGGCCAGGGCCTGGCGCATGAGGTCCGTCAACTCGGCCTGCTTGTAGGTGTCGGTCTCGAAGACATGCTTGACCCCGAGCCCCTCCAGCACCTGCCGCACCGGAATGGCATCGGTCGGCTCGTTGAAATTGTGCCCCGAGGCCGCGTGGTCCTGGTGGCCGGTCATGGCCGTGGTGCCGTTCTCCATCAGCACCAGGGTCAGGTTGTGCCGGTTGAAGAGCGCGTTGACGATGCCCGGCAACCCGGCGTGGAAGAAGGTCGAGTCGCCCAGGAAGGCCACGACCTTGCGCGTGTCGTTGAAGAGGGTCAGGCCGGCGCCCATGCTCGTGGACGCGCCCATGCACAGCAGTATCTCGCCCATGCGGTACGGCTCCATGAAACCCAGAGTGTGGCAACCGATGTCGGCCACGGTGATGGTGCCCTCGGGCAGGGCCTTTTTTATGGCGTGGAAGGCGCTGCGATGGCCGCAGCCAGGACACATCTGCGCCGGCCGCGCGGGCACTGGGACAAGAGGCTCCATCGCCGCCTTGCGGGGCGGGACCATGTCCGGCCAGGCGCGGTGCAGGATGTCGCGAACCTTGTCCGCAGTGTACTCG is a genomic window of Desulfomicrobium baculatum DSM 4028 containing:
- a CDS encoding YHS domain-containing protein, which encodes MKKLILLCAAVTAFAFLSLSQAWAAPQTECPVMGGTINKELYVDYKGERVYFCCAGCPETFKKDPEKYMKKLRDEGVELEKVPAEAAPTEKKQ
- a CDS encoding TolC family protein; translated protein: MMRIYLTCLAIWGLAAVLVFAGTAAYAGDEGWPEQSVLNGYLEEGARANPGLQAAFARFDAALDKVPQARAWPDPRLSFGVFTVPVETRTGPQRMRYGVSQMLPWFGKRELKATVAEREAAALLAQAQGVKLALFREIEAAYFEYAYLGKALESAREELEILKYFEALVEARYTVSTATYADFTRVQVERAKAEERIASLDDYRLPLSERLRTLLGRPAGEVLPMPVGVPLMDTGWDDKQITAAVTEHNLVLTALDAKAEAADAAAVLARKEFIPDLTVGVESIYTDAPRMAGVVNEGKDPVAITFGINLPFDQEAREAAVRQAKNSARATRLERADKVAGLEAQASRLLFGVRDGSRRLGLLLDTIVPKARQNLEASMDAYQAGKASMLDLLTAEKTLIELNLQYHRVLTDQAVRLADLDMLAGEEIPRKFVQAPATAGKEQARDLRVSLTTPEASK
- a CDS encoding 2-oxoacid:acceptor oxidoreductase family protein; amino-acid sequence: MNIFNIHLCGVGGQGIGLLSEIILRAADHADHAAKAVDTHGLAQRGGIVVSQIRLGKAAHSPMIPEGEADLVVGLERHEALRSMQSALKDGGALVYYDTVLQPLPVRLGAAAEISGDDVARVSSARGITSHAVIRPDIADPRMQNIAVLSVISREGLIPGVTAEHYEQAMDDLLKGVVLEANLRLFRGD